A region of the Oncorhynchus clarkii lewisi isolate Uvic-CL-2024 chromosome 4, UVic_Ocla_1.0, whole genome shotgun sequence genome:
gacGCTAGACTgcgtacgcagctggaggttgaatgtttgaaggggtacgggggactataaaaagtttgggaaccactgggttAGGTGGAGTGAAAGTTCAAAGCGTATGATTCAAATCAATTGTTCAAAACCTGCCATCAATGGCATAACATATATTTTCTTACCATTACTGCTTTTTTATTTTGCACATTTAGTTGATTTGACATGGACATGTCTGTCAATGCTCAGGATTTGTTGACACTACATTTCAAGTAAAACAAAAGTTCAAATGTAAATGAGCCATATGCATGACTTCTTGTTACATTGATAAATACAAGTTAAGTCTTAATTAGCAATACAATGGAGTTAGTGAGCATCACGTGGCCAGGTTCCAGTTCAACAAAATACACATATCAACCAGTCTTAAAAAGATTTAATGTGTATCTGAGGTAAGGCTTGAGGAAATAATACAGTATGGTACATACAGTAACAAGGCAATGCGTTaagttttaatatatatatatatacacttacAGCTCTTAAGTTAactaaaatgaaataaaataagtcGACCTTAAGCACACCCACTCAAGCCCCGAATTCATACTGTGTAATCAATGAATGAGTTGCAGGGTAGTACAGTGTCTTTTGGTTAAAGTACAGTAAGTGCAGTACACATGAAATGTTAAAATGTCTACTTGACCAGGATCAAGGACAAAGGGGAAGAAGAACTAGAAAAGTCAATATACTGTCTTTTTTACAGTTTTAAACTACCTGTAAACATGGTCGAGATCATTTTTTAAATCCTTTAAATAAAACTCATCTGCTTCATAAGTGCTAGGTGATATCTAGCTGGAGAACAAGTGGAGCACCATTTTCTATAATAAACCCAATTAATATGTTTTCATAAATCCTTCATACATacataaaatgtatatttttttgtaaacacATTTCTTTAAATGTGCAACAAAGAGACAGTTCTGTGCGCCAGTACTCTTTAGTCTTCCAATTCAAGCATCAAAACGGCTGTTGACATGTCAGTGGCTGGTGTAGCCCTTCAGTGCATCCTGGATGAACTGTAGGCTGCGCTTGTAGAGGAACGAGTCTTTCTTCTCAGGCTTGCAGATATTGAGGTGATCCACATCCACCTGGACCAGGTCCCCAATGCCCAGATCTGAAACCAGAGTAGTCTCAGAGTTAAGAGAtacaaatggaagaagttcaaaaGTTCAAGAATTTGAATTGAAAGAAAAAACCTGAATTCATAGATACATTTTAGATATGGGTCTCCTGTGGCTACGTTCTACAGAATGCATTAAATAACAGTGGCCTACCTGCTGACTGCGTTGGAACCACCAGTATCTTGATCATGGGGCCGATGGTGGTGGGCATCGTCTCTGCAAAGCTCAGCACATTGAACTCCCTGTCCTTGGCCATGTTCAGGAAGTTGACATTCAGGTCACGCAGCGCTGGAGAGTCTGGGAATACGTATGGACAATGATGCAATAACACCATAAACAGGAGTATGTTTGTTATCTGTAACACAGATGCAATGGGAGGTTATTACTATCTAAAACTGCTGTTAAGAATCGTTCTCTCTAACCTGACCTCCAGAATAATCCCAAATTACTTCTGTCCATACCTCTGCAGAGCTCCCGGACCTCTacggaggggaagaggaggtatCTGACGTTGACAGAGTACTCTGCCATGAAGGTGCCATGGTGGGGCACACTGTAGAACATGACACCCTTGGTGTTCTTCATCAGTTCTTTCATGTCTGGGTCCCTCGACGCATCCAGCAGCATCTTCTTCACCAGCAAACCTGTTAGTTTTGAATTCTCTATAATTTCCTAACAGGTTTTTGTCCATTGTCCATTTTTTGCTAAATAGTGAAAGATAGCTTACCTCCCATGCTATGTGAAACCCAGACCACaggcctgtctcctactcctgcAGACTTTAGCTTCTTCAGCAGCTCTCGACTCCTATAGGCCAGAGACATCCTAAGGGCACAGGCATACAACAGTATCAGTGGAGTTGTCACCAAGAATGTCTGAATGATACAGTAATATGGTCACACTAAGGAAGTAGAGGAAAGAAGAGACACACACCTCtggttttcaacaggacactTGGCTCTCCAGTCACTTAGGTGAGTGTCATACTCCACAGATAGAACCCTCAGGTTGGGGCAGTCTGCAGCCAACCACGACTGACcaatggggaggggagagaaagaaccAGTCAAAAAGGACATTGGTGAGCAGATTTAGCATCATATGACTCAAACATACATTCTACATTGGCTACGGTGACTATATCAGCAAAGCCAACATATTCTCCAATCTGGTGGTAAAGTCATGAGTATTACAGTGACACGTAATAAACCACCCTCTACCAGGTTTACCTTGGGCCAGCACTCTGTGTAGTCCTCGCTGACACCCGctgccttctcctcctctgtagGGTCACAGTCCTTCTGCCGCCACGTCTTAAAGGCCGCCCCCAGGAGCCCGTGTACAAAGAGAACATCCGCTTTGATTGGCTGGCTGGAGACAGAATGCATAAAAAACAAATAGGGAGTGGTTGTGTGAATATGGTACCTTGAATTCTTTGACAGTAGCTAGATTTCCATCAAATTGGTGACAGTTTAATGCGAATAATCTAGAATCTGCATAAAGAaaatgtaagtaagcatttcactgtaagggctactacacctgttgaattcggtgcatgtgacaaataaaatttgatttgcaaATTTTCCCACCAGTGGGGAGTCTCTTTTTGTAGATAAAAATCAGTGCGTGTGACCTCCCGACtagcacagcggtctaaggcacagcatcgcagtgctcgaggcgtcactacagacctgggttcgatcacaagctgtgtcacagccggccgcgaccgggagacccatggggcggtgcacaattggcccagcgtcgtccaggttaggagagggtttggccggccggaaTTTCCTTGCctcattgtgctctagcgactccttgtggcaggccgggctgcgtttcctccaacacattggtgcgtctggcttccaggttaagtgggcattgtgtcaagaagcagtgcggcttggttgggttgtgtttcagaggacgcacggctctcgacctttccctctcccgagtccatacaggagttgcagtgataagacaagactgtaactaccaattggatacaacgaaattggggagaaaaaggggttttcattttttttaaatacaaaaaaaaagatCTTCCACATCCATCTCGACAAAACATTTGCcccctcactttgtgcacaggggcattgtcatgctgaaacaggaaagggccttccccaaactgttggcacattgttggaagcacagaatcgtctagaatgttattgtatgctgtagcattaagatttcccttcactggaactaaggggcctagccttaaacatgaaaaacagctccagaccattattcctcctccaccaaactgtacagttggcactatgcattggggcaggtagcgttctcctggtatccgccaaatACAGATTTGTCCGtaagactgccagatggtgaaacatgattcatcgctccagagaacgcatttccactgctccagagtccaatggcagcaaacattacaccactccagactACGCTTGgaattgagcatggtgatcttagtcttgtgtgcGGATGCTTTGCTATGGAAATGAAGCTACAGACGAAAAGGTATTGTgcagacgttgcttccagaatCAGTTTGGAacacggtagtgagtgttgcaacctgaggacagacgattttttacGTGCAGTGTACTTCAGCACTCAACGGTCCCGCTCTGTGAACCTTGTGTGgcctttccacttcacaataacagcacttacagttgaccggggcagctcttgcagggcagaaatgtgatgaactgacctgttggaaagatggcatcctatgatggtgccacgttgaaagtcactgagctcttcagtaaggccattctactgacaatgattgcatggctgcgtgctcgattttatacacctgtcagcaacgagtgtggctgaaatagccgaatccacacacatacttttgtatatatagtgtattatgcTTGAtgccaagtttacttcgatatgatggttattatatcaatatttgagcATAAAGGCGTTTTCACCTTCATTTCttgcataatacattttacagacacaaaaagatcctaCCATGTTGAACAAACAAATTATTTGTCTGCATTCATAAAATTGTACCAAAACTTCCTGATTCCATCATAGCTGTCGtgtctttaatttttttttaagcggtatgactttactcacataaactgtggatggaaacattCTTAGTCATGATGAATGATGTGTACCTGGTTCGGCACTGGGGATGTAACACGTAGACTCCATCCTGGTacttctccttgactgtctcccTGTCCAGGTTGGCCAGAGCCCGAGCAGCATGGGACGCCTGTATGATGTGTGGAGACTGCATCATCTCTGCTAGCACTGGCACCCAACCTGCATGGTAACAGAACATCACATATGATGGAACTAGTAACAGAACAAAATCCGATAGAACAAAATCCACCCGCCTGACACACTGAGCGGAGAGCTAGCACCCGCCTGACACACTGAGCGGAGAGCTAGCACCCGCCTGACACACTGAGCGGAGAGCTAGCACCCGCCTGACACACTGAGCGGAGAGCTAGCACCCGCCTGACACACTGATCAGAAGGCTCGACCCACCTAACACAGCACCTACCTGACACACAGAGGATAACTCGCACTCACCTGACACACTGAGGGGAGAGCTAGCACCCACCTGACTGTACTATGGCTTGGTGCACGCTGTCGTTGAGAGCCAGGTTGCCGATGATGCGTACAATGTTTCTCTGGATCTTCGGGGAGTCTCTGCGGAGCTGGTAGACCCTCTGAAGGAGCTGCAGGCCCCCGTTGGCCACGATGTGGTCGCAGTGACTCTGGACCTGGAGAACAGACATACAGGTGTTAGAATGTATTTATATGCTCTTAAAATC
Encoded here:
- the LOC139407235 gene encoding protein SERAC1; the protein is MSVAALRLIRCRRLSSTSGPGVKKVLPWRDIRKIAKMTGAVILGGCMFITYEVVSLNKAVRIDTQAIQQEKLKSYIYLSATPSKEQENLGTGLTYKARRELHKAARRFLEVSSRILLRPLDEHLSHMDADPHEVALWVLLKRACSANRTSRLSAVQELAQNHHWHDYQYQTAAQAIDQRTALGLARTSQVDQRFFLTPPVLPWVEDRLSVEDGLRQLLASLPQSEVDQCVQYFTSLALRESTQSLAAQRGGLWCFGGNGLPYAQSLTSVPSEKVESFCLQALVQHSKVQSHCDHIVANGGLQLLQRVYQLRRDSPKIQRNIVRIIGNLALNDSVHQAIVQSGWVPVLAEMMQSPHIIQASHAARALANLDRETVKEKYQDGVYVLHPQCRTSQPIKADVLFVHGLLGAAFKTWRQKDCDPTEEEKAAGVSEDYTECWPKSWLAADCPNLRVLSVEYDTHLSDWRAKCPVENQRMSLAYRSRELLKKLKSAGVGDRPVVWVSHSMGGLLVKKMLLDASRDPDMKELMKNTKGVMFYSVPHHGTFMAEYSVNVRYLLFPSVEVRELCRDSPALRDLNVNFLNMAKDREFNVLSFAETMPTTIGPMIKILVVPTQSADLGIGDLVQVDVDHLNICKPEKKDSFLYKRSLQFIQDALKGYTSH